A window of the Chanodichthys erythropterus isolate Z2021 chromosome 21, ASM2448905v1, whole genome shotgun sequence genome harbors these coding sequences:
- the espl1 gene encoding separin isoform X2, which produces MKQVDDGLGPYGRTMCDRIIRACNQRLASGNLDPAHQERIVELVELAILGFELLEESGMQSNPFYLEKIVFHILQKVSSLGAHGPACRLGQLMYRRLKRLSAETDDFHVLVRNCFAVLWNSLLSNRASGSTLPPRDRLHCQLQALTFKLLEQGSSSACFPSKVPLFVEEAVVEFERSCGCFTHDDVSFLTSELRELFFGPLINPQDSAVTCPSLAVRCEVVFKVCKLLCKSRFSAEAVGLLRGTLEGVDGHVGLHSALSLADCAVQLQCALSSGGECSKAFTECARALRVLPHAVSAPEFHALLEACQLVVWSLEAGQCKGMDLTTLLACFSFLEEYQELLLAQQKDSFSQQVQYSLCFSFYQGFISTYDSLHASQVSAGDCLDRVLLYCQATVGRMLAELRTLNNDNFLLKGVCAVNNVVFELFNRKLYEGAFGLAVIVCQELCKDCPPSLPLDRVNRCFMLTVQCSRRGGQLERALDWIVRWIRVLGTQIFDHVAEPVSLWVKTKCDAARAGEDDTRLRTLRDGLGEAFKDEEVLMCLLEEELRVYKEQTGDTAQERYNTLCDLLDICHEETPHTLRRATYLCEMAQVVCYQDFSQQTDCSAVDFTHEALRLLEAEPETTENADRLKDEKAHACLWLYICTLESNLQEAVDTEKRLRAVQEENKTELNMDSVPTNDLEYEDKQKSQESQLVYDGLRFNLLAHSKLSEPLDRCLSLWRSLLRGSVPAVRDPKHTAYSMTLMAALYTLMGKHLQALEAYQLAADLFRSLGDAQNSANAFCHSTRILLYLGSPQLAQVELQKAEESLTSVLSSEGSSVISMLAMLQKSQIHYALGQLERGVCCLMEVIKESAQHHSKSWYLLRARALQTASEYLSLDTQALDSQLRQSITQHGLKTPDTAQYEGLKLLCSLVMMLLGNGFYGAPGQNTDTRFVDQGDSVVFKWLLLSEVLVSSERMVIVRSSSGAIHEAKAQCLEALKLATKLQTLSHCAELLVLKAELELMKGASEASSLDLEQVRNLLDLCTDFGQGQQQKSDMKIKPRKGRPAAPSSSGQTLEEDDDLSGILSSRALLKEPVEAMSRLGSQGASPPLKPKRQRGLSCLTHAESCSCPCCSELSVARVSIHWALLQAELQTDPEHSRRLRQSARKRCRSVTAKLQSSLAALVCSKKAAGLCLSLLQVERGKMHLGAVLQLLRTGNKGKDTVLWEEIEAGLEAVMNKVALKPELGPIRAALLGAKAVACCLALAMKKQCTPEELFYSVWDWNPPKSKPQLKPKSKHRSKSPISEITPPEAGVKHHPDIKSGSDDHESRKTKDTSVVSKKAKDLAPKMTTTKSSMIFKTPKATRTSRSKSVSTSTGVSDLKAFDFTNEVPEISVNFTPSLHTSASHRGITKSKVASKGSFEVYKDSSPAEEKHVVVPAAPKRNMRSRFKVEFSDESDAEAAPPPVVEKSEKKRNACNSKTSRTLKPSDAKVVNPTVESEPPRRSRTAKQSTALPSTSCLSSEEETAVSSQTRTRRGRSKKSQSSEVTEEPEKMRMIKEDEDEVLLDVSLEELRGSDSEINDTGSPDADCEVLRRDLAADVGRECFSELRRTGQNGSGSHTTLQHASTPLADLSIEVVQSYLRSSWLLLHHFPPPSLYPHICSLLAQSLGQTDPITTAMLHAHSLGVSTRHHMTRHVVSQFRKLKKSCNDVAEGLGALSLEETSRATQSQKLSALEQIFSFASSHPTQFPQTHCQQFTQQMKDLPAGITVCMLSLAGVYPDEIGSTILLTQLERGSTPITVRIPTANRERSVAMLLEEMDGVLKGQKEVSMVAEKSQWWEGRKALDARVEKMLEEMEEALGVWRALLLPLSSDPELEVQVKSFQKALKGTKITQDILRVVLSASPLLSLPDLQCLVEGMGQQDKDFLRLLQCGVTKLRGREEPQGHTVLILDKYMQRLPWENIACLKTCSVTRMPSLHAVLGHSHLKEMDSSCVLSSGVNPKKVYYVLNPDGNLPDTENRFKDWFTGERAWQGVCGTAPDPDKLHEAVTTKDLYIYIGHGAGARFLDAQRVLKGPVRAAALLFGCSSAALSVLGHQEGTGIILSYLTAGCPLVLGNLWDVTDRDLDRFTSALLQSWLSSESGSSLLQHLAQSRNATHLKHIIGAAPIAYGLPVHIH; this is translated from the exons ATG AAACAAGTGGATGATGGGCTTGGTCCTTATGGTCGAACAATGTGCGATCGTATCATCCGGGCATGCAACCAGCGTCTGGCCAGTGGGAATCTGGACCCTGCCCATCAAGAGCGGATAGTGGAGCTGGTGGAACTGGCCATTCTAGGGTTTGAATTGCTCGAAGAGTCCGGAATGCAGAGCAACCCATTTTATCTCGAGAAAATAGTCTTCCATATCCTACAGAAGGTCTCTAGCCTTGGAGCTCATGGCCCTGCTTGTCGATTAGGCCAACTCATGTATAGAAGACTGAAGCGTTTGTCTGCAGAG ACGGATGACTTCCATGTTCTGGTGCGGAATTGCTTTGCAGTGCTGTGGAACAGTCTCCTGTCTAACAGAGCGAGTGGTTCCACCCTCCCTCCACGGGACAGACTTCACTGTCAACTGCAAGCTTTAACCTTCAAACTCCTAGAACAAGGGTCCAGCTCGGCCTGTTTCCCATCCAAAGTCCCTCTGTTTGTAGAGGAAGCAGTAGTGGAGTTTGAACGATCGTGTGGGTGTTTTACTCATGACGATGTGAGTTTTCTGACCTCTGAATTACGAGAACTGTTCTTTGGTCCTTTGATCAATCCACAAGACTCTGCGGTGACCTGTCCCTCGCTGGCTGTGCGGTGTGAGGTGGTGTTTAAAGTGTGTAAACTGCTCTGTAAGAGTCGATTTTCAGCCGAGGCTGTTGGACTGTTGCGTGGCACCCTGGAAGGGGTTGATGGTCATGTGGGTTTGCATTCGGCTCTGAGTCTTGCAGATTGCGCAGTGCAGCTGCAGTGTGCGTTAAGCTCAGGAGGTGAATGCAGTAAGGCTTTCACCGAATGTGCACGTGCACTTAGGGTGCTGCCCCATGCCGTGTCGGCTCCAGAATTTCATGCCTTATTAGAGGCTTGTCAGCTAGTGGTTTGGTCGTTGGAAGCTGGTCAGTGTAAAGGGATGGATTTAACCACATTGTTGGCTTGCTTTTCCTTTTTAGAAGAATATCAGGAACTTCTGCTTGCCCAGCAAAAG GACTCGTTTTCGCAGCAGGTGCAGTACTCCCTTTGTTTCAGCTTTTACCAGGGCTTTATTAGCACATACGATAGTCTTCACGCATCCCAG GTGTCAGCGGGCGATTGTCTGGACAGGGTGCTGTTGTACTGCCAGGCGACTGTGGGACGCATGCTTGCTGAACTGCGAACACTCAACAATGACAATTTCTTACTTAAAGGAG TGTGTGCGGTGAATAATGTGGTGTTTGAGCTGTTTAACAGGAAGCTGTATGAGGGAGCCTTTGGTTTGGCTGTGATTGTGTGTCAGGAGCTGTGTAAGGACTGCCCACCCTCTCTTCCTCTGGATAGG GTAAATCGTTGTTTCATGCTGACGGTGCAGTGTAGCCGGCGTGGAGGTCAGCTGGAGCGAGCTCTAGACTGGATAGTGCGCTGGATTCGGGTTTTGGGCACGCAGATTTTTGATCATGTTGCAGAACCTGTGTCGCTGTGGGTCAAAACAAAGTGTGATGCTGCCCGAGCAGGAGAGGATGACACACGCCTGAG gACTCTGAGGGATGGGTTGGGAGAAGCATTTAAGGATGAGGAGGTGCTGATGTGTTTGTTAGAAGAGGAGTTGCGCGTGTATAAGGAGCAGACTGGAGACACAGCGCAGGAGCGCTACAACACACTCTGTGACCTCTTGGATATCTGCCATGAAGAAACGCCACACACACTGAGACGGGCTACTTATCTGTGTGAGATGGCACAGGTTGTGTGCTACCAGGACTTCAGCCAACAGACTGACTG CTCAGCAGTTGACTTTACCCATGAAGCTTTGCGTTTGCTGGAGGCAGAGCCAGAGACGACAGAGAATGCTGATAGGTTGAAGGATGAGAAGGCACATGCCTGCTTGTGGCTCTACATCTGCACTCTTGAGTCCAACCTGCAGGAG GCTGTGGACACAGAGAAGCGATTGCGTGCAGTGCAGGAAGAGAATAAAACGGAGCTGAATATGGACTCCGTTCCCACTAATGATTTAGAGTATGAGGACAAACAGAAATCACAAGAGAGCCAGTTAGTCTATGATGGACTACGCTTCAAtctacttgctcacagca AGTTAAGTGAGCCTTTGGATAGATGTTTGTCTTTATGGCGGAGTCTGCTCAGGGGGTCTGTGCCTGCAGTTAGAGACCCTAAACACACTGCTTATTCCATGACACTGATGGCTGCCCTCTACACTCTTATGGGCAAA CACCTGCAAGCTCTGGAGGCATATCAGCTCGCTGCGGACCTTTTCCGTAGCCTCGGTGATGCCCAGAATAGTGCGAATGCCTTTTGCCACTCTACCAGGATCCTGCTGTATCTAGGCTCCCCTCAGCTTGCACAG GTGGAATTACAAAAAGCAGAAGAGAGTTTGACTTCTGTCCTGAGCTCTGAGGGCTCATCTGTTATATCCATGCTGGCTATGCTGCAAAAATCACAGATACACTACGCTTTAGGACAG CTGGAGCGTGGTGTGTGCTGTCTGATGGAGGTGATTAAGGAGTCCGCTCAGCATCATTCTAAGAGCTGGTACCTGCTCAGGGCACGAGCACTGCAGACAGCCAGTGAATACTTGAGTCTGGACACACAGGCTTTGGACTCACAGTTACGTCAGAGCATCACTCAGCATG GTCTGAAGACTCCTGACACAGCTCAATATGAAGGGTTGAAGCTGTTGTGCAGCCTGGTGATGATGTTGCTGGGCAATGGGTTTTATGGAGCCCCTGGACAAAACACAGACACTCGCTTTGTAGACCAAG GAGAcagtgttgtttttaaatggcTGTTGCTGAGTGAGGTGCTGGTGTCCTCTGAGAGAATGGTGATCGTGAGGAGCAGCAGTGGAGCCATTCATGAAGCTAAAGCTCAATGTCTAGAGGCTCTCAAACTGGCCACCAAACTGCAGACACTCAGCCA ctGTGCTGAGTTGTTGGTATTGAAAGCAGAACTGGAGTTGATGAAGGGCGCAAGTGAAGCTAGCAGTTTGGACCTGGAGCAAGTTAGAAACTTACTTGATCTCTGTACAG ATTTTGGCCAGGGGCAACAGCAGAAGTCTGACATGAAAATTAAACCACGCAAAGGTCGGCCAGCTGCCCCTTCTTCCTCTGGTCAAACCCTTGAGGAAGATGATGATCTGAGTGGAATTCTTAGCTCTCGTGCCCTTCTCAAGGAACCTGTGGAAGCCATGTCTAGATTAGGAAGCCAAGGAGCATCTCCCCCTCTGAAGCCCAAACGCCAGCGTGGGCTTTCCTGCCTGACCCACGCAGAGAGCTGCTCCTGTCCCTGCTGCAGTGAGCTTAGCGTGGCTCGAGTCAGCATCCACTGGGCGCTATTACAGGCCGAGCTCCAGACAGACCCTGAGCACTCCCGCCGGCTACGCCAATCTGCCAGAAAACGCTGCCGCAGTGTCACAGCTAAGCTCCAAAGCAGTTTGGCAGCTCTTGTGTGCTCTAAAAAGGCAGCTGGACTATGTCTGTCGCTGCTCCAGGTAGAACGGGGCAAAATGCATTTGGGTGCTGTACTTCAGCTCCTCAGAACAGGAAACAAAGGGAAAGATACAGTCCTGTGGGAGGAAATAGAGGCAGGATTGGAGGCAGTGATGAACAAAGTGGCACTGAAACCAGAGCTTGGGCCCATCAGAGCTGCTCTACTGGGGGCTAAAGCGGTGGCCTGCTGCTTGGCATTAGCCATGAAGAAACAGTGTACACCTGAAGAACTATTTTATTCTGTATGGGACTGGAATCCACCGAAAAGTAAACCACAATTAAAACCTAAATCAAAGCATCGATCCAAGAGCCCAATTTCTGAAATAACTCCTCCAGAGGCAGGTGTTAAACACCACCCTGACATTAAGAGTGGATCTGACGACCATGAAAGCAGGAAAACCAAAGATACCTCTGTGGTTTCAAAGAAAGCTAAAGACTTGGCACCCAAAATGACTACCACAAAATCCTCCATGATTTTCAAAACTCCCAAAGCAACAAGGACATCCCGGTCCAAATCTGTCTCCACAAGCACTGGAGTTAGTGATTTGAAAGCGTTTGACTTCACTAATGAGGTGCCTGAAATTTCTGTCAACTTCACCCCCTCACTACACACATCTGCCAGCCATCGTGGGATTACAAAGTCAAAAGTTGCTTCAAAGGGATCATTCGAGGTTTACAAAGATTCTTCTCCTGCAGAAGAGAAACACGTAGTCGTGCCAGCTGCGCCTAAACGAAACATGCGTTCTCGCTTTAAG GTCGAGTTCAGTGATGAAAGTGACGCTGAAGCCGCACCTCCTCCTGTAGTGGAAAAGTCTGAGAAAAAGCGAAACGCCTGCAACTCTAAAACATCTCGCACCCTGAAACCAAGTGACGCCAAAGTTGTGAACCCCACTGTAGAATCAGAACCTCCCCGACGGTCACGGACCGCTAAGCAAAGCACAGCACTCCCCTCTACCAGCTGTCTCTCTTCTGAGGAAGAAACTGCTGTATCTTCCCAGACACGCACACGCAGAGGACGATCAAAAAAGAGTCAAAGTTCAGAGGTCACAGAAGAGCCAGAGAAGATGAGGATGATTAAAGAGGATGAAGATGAGGTTCTTTTGGATGTCAGCTTGGAGGAGCTCAGAGGGTCCGACTCAGAGATAAATgacacag GCAGCCCAGATGCTGATTGTGAAGTCTTGAGGAGAGATCTGGCTGCAGATGTTGGGCGAGAGTGTTTCAGTGAGCTCAGAAGAACTGGACAAAATGGCTCTGGATCTCACACAACTCTACAACATGCATCTACACCTTTAG cTGACCTGTCCATAGAGGTGGTCCAGTCATACCTGCGTTCCTCTTGGCTTCTTCTCCACCACTTCCCGCCTCCCTCTCTCTATCCCCACATCTGCTCACTTCTCGCTCAGTCACTCGGCCAGACTGATCCCATCACCACAGCAATGCTACATGCACATTCTCTGGGTGTGTCCACTCGCCACCATATGACCCGTCATGTGGTTAGTCAGTTCAG GAAGCTAAAGAAGTCTTGTAATGATGTAGCAGAAGGTCTTGGTGCTCTGAGTCTGGAGGAAACGTCCAGGGCGACACAGTCTCAGAAACTCTCTGCACTGGAGCAGATCTTTTCCTTCGCCTCATCACACCCAACACAGTTCCCACAGACACACTGTCAGCAGTTCACACAGCAGATGAAAGATCTGCCAGCAG GAATAACAGTGTGCATGCTGTCTCTTGCGGGGGTGTATCCTGATGAAATTGGCAGCACTATTCTTCTGACACAACTGGAGCGCGGCTCTACCCCAATCACTGTTCGAATCCCTACTGCAAACAGAGAG CGCTCTGTTGCCATGCTGCTGGAAGAAATGGATGGAGTCTTGAAGGGACAAAAAGAAGTGAGCATGGTGGCTGAGAAATCGCAGTGGTGGGAAGGAAGGAAGGCATTGGATGCCCGCGTGGAG AAAATGCTTGAGGAGATGGAAGAGGCTTTAGGAGTGTGGCGAGCTTTACTCCTGCCTTTATCCTCTGACCCTGAGCTTGAAGTTCAGGTGAAGTCCTTCCAAAAGGCACTAAAAGGAACAAAGATCACACAGGACATTCTCAGG GTGGTTCTCTCAGCATCTCCACTCCTGTCCCTGCCAGACCTGCAGTGTCTTGTGGAGGGGATGGGTCAGCAGGACAAAGACTTCCTGAGGCTTCTGCAGTGCGGTGTTACTAAACTGAGAGGAAGGGAGGAACCACAGGGACATACAGTTCTGATCTTAGACAAG TACATGCAAAGGTTGCCATGGGAGAACATTGCTTGTCTGAAGACTTGTTCCGTCACTCGTATGCCCTCATTACATGCAGTACTTGGACACAGTCATCTGAAAGAG aTGGATTCGAGTTGTGTTCTGTCCTCTGGTGTGAACCCTAAGAAAGTTTACTATGTGCTAAACCCAGATGGAAACCTACCTGACACTGAGAATCGCTTTAAAGACTGGTTTACTGG TGAGCGAGCATGGCAGGGGGTTTGTGGAACTGCTCCTGATCCAGATAAACTACACGAGGCTGTGACCACCAAAGACCTCTACAT TTACATAGGACATGGTGCAGGTGCACGTTTTCTGGATGCTCAGAGGGTTTTGAAAGGGCCTGTGCGGGCAGCAGCTCTTCTGTTTGGCTGCAGTAGTGCTGCTCTCAGTGTTCTTGGCCATCAGGAGGGAACAGGGATCATCCTCAGCTATCTGACCGCAGGATG CCCGTTAGTGCTCGGCAACCTGTGGGATGTCACCGATCGTGATTTAGATCGTTTCACGTCAGCTCTGCTCCAGTCCTGGCTCTCTTCTGAGTCTGGCTCCTCCCTTCTTCAGCATTTAGCCCAATCACGTAATGCCacacatttaaaacatataattgGTGCTGCGCCCATTGCATATGGTTTGCCTGTGCATATTCACTAG